CGAGGGCTTCGGCGTATTCGCGGGCGCGCTGGACGGCTTCGAGCACGGCTTGGCGGCGGGCCTGGCCGTGGGCGGGCGAGGTGGGGCGCAGGGCCCACCAGGGGCCGTCGACCTGGGTGAGTTCGAGGTCGGCGAGGCGGGTGGTGAGTTCGCCGAGGGTGGTGAAGTCGCTCAGTTCGGCGGTGATGTGCACGCGGCCGTGGTAGGCGCGGATGCGTTCGGCGCGGCCGTGGCGGGTGAGTTCGGGGGTGATGGAGAACGAGCCGGTTTCGAGTTTTTCGACGGGGTCGCCGTAGCTCTTGATGAGGTCGAGGACGGTGTTGTTGCGCCGGGTGAGGTCTTCGAGGGCGGTGCGCCGGTCGGTGCCGCGGGCGCTGACGGTGATGCCGATGCGGGCGATCTCGGGGTCGACTTCGATGCGGGCTTCGCCGCGGACTGCGACGCGGGGTACTTCGGGGGTGCCGTAGGGCTGGTGCGATGCGTCCTGGGTCATGGATTCACTCTCGCACTGTCGCTCGTACGGGTGTGGTCATCGGATCGAAACCTGACGGGGGTGTTGCTGCTTGTTACCAGTGGGTCAGAATCTACGCGCGTTGTTCAGGCCTCAAAAGGGGAGATGGCATGGCGTTCGACCGCAGGACTTTTCTGGGGACCACGGCCGCGACAGGTGCGGCCGTTGCGTTGGCGGGGGCCACGAGCACCCCGGCCGCCGCACAGCAGCAGGATGTGAGGGGCCCGGCGTCGCGGACGTACGCGTTCACGGTGATGGGCACGACCGACTTGCACGGGAACGTCTTCAACTGGGACTACTTCACGGACAAGGAGTTCGACGACAAGGCGCACAACGACGTCGGCCTGGCGAAGATCTCCACGCTGGTGAACCAGGTGCGGGCGGAGAAGGGGCGGCGCAACACGCTGCTGATCGATGCCGGTGACACGATCCAGGGCACGCAGCTGTCCTACTACTACGCCAAGGTGGACCCGATCACGGCCCGGCGCGGTCCGGTGCATCCGATGGCGCAGGCGATGAACGCGATCGGGTACGACGCGGCGGCGCTGGGGAACCACGAGTTCAATTACGGGATACCGGTGCTGCGCAAGTTCGAGGAGCAGTGCGACTTCCCGCTGCTGGGGGCGAACGCCCTGGACGCGAAGACGCTGCGGCCGGCGTTCCCGCCGTACAGCGTGCACCGGCTGCGGACGCCCTGCGGGCGGGATGTGAAGGTGGCGGTGCTGGGGCTGACGAACCCGGGGATCGCGATCTGGGACAAGGCCAATGTGCAGGGCAGGATGACGTTCCCGGGGCTGGAGGAGCAGGCGGCGAAGTACGTGCCCAAGCTCCGTTCGATGGGCGCCGACGTGGTGATCGTGTCGGCGCACTCGGGGTCGAGCGGGACGTCCTCGTACGGGGACCAGCTGCCCCACATCGAGAACGCGGCGGGGCTGGTGGCGGAGCAGGTGCCGGGGATCGACGCGATCCTGGTGGGGCATGCGCACACGGAGATTCCCGAGTACCGGGTGAAGAACAAGGCGACCGGCAAGGACGTGGTGTTGTCGGAGCCGCTGAAGTGGGGGCAGCGGCTGACGCTGTTCGACTTCGAGCTGGTGTGGGAGAAGGGCCGCTGGTCGGTGGCGAAGGTCGCGGCGAAGGTGCTGAACTCGAACGTGGTCGCCGAGGACCCGAAGATCACGGGGCTGCTGTCGGACGAGCACCGCAAGGTCGTGGCGTACGTGAACCAGGTGATCGGTACGTCCACGCAGGCGATGTCCTCGGCGGAGGGGCCGGTCAAGGACGTGGCGATCATCGATCTGATCAACCACGTGCAGGCGGAGACGGTGAAGGCGGCGCTGGCGGGTACGGAGTGGGCGGCGCTTCCGGTGCTGTCGCAGGCTTCGTGCTTCTCGCGGACGGCGGCGATCCCGGCGGGCCAGGTGACGATCAGGGACGCGGCGGGTCTGTACCCGTTCGAGAACACGATGGAGGCACGGCTGCTGACGGGTGCGCAGCTGAAGGACTACTTGGAGTACTCGGCGCGGTACTTCGTGCGGACGGCGCCGGGTGATGCGGTGGATCCGGCGAAGCTGACGAACGCCGAGAGCATTCCGGACTACAACTACGACGCCGTGTACGGGCTGGCGTACGACATCGACATCGCGCAGCCGGCGGGTTCGCGGATCACGGGGCTGGCCTTCCAGGGGAAGGCGGTGGATCCGGCGGCGCAGTTCGTGTTCGCGGTGAACAACTACCGGGCCTCGGGTGGGGGGAACTTCCCGCACGTGCCGCAGGCCAAGCAGCTGTGGTCGAATTCCGACGAGATCCGTAACACGATCATCCAGTGGGTGAAGGCGAAGGGGACGATCGACCCGGCGCAGTTCGCTTCGGTGGACTGGCGGTTGACGCGGGCCGGCGTGCCGGTGTTCTAGTCCGTTCGCGGGTCGTGCGGCCGGGTCCTGCTGTGGCGGGGTCCCGGCCGCTGTGCGTGGGGCCGGGCCGCGGCTGTCGGGTGGGGGGTCAGCACTGCCAGAGGAGTGTC
Above is a genomic segment from Streptomyces sp. NBC_01233 containing:
- a CDS encoding SIMPL domain-containing protein → MTQDASHQPYGTPEVPRVAVRGEARIEVDPEIARIGITVSARGTDRRTALEDLTRRNNTVLDLIKSYGDPVEKLETGSFSITPELTRHGRAERIRAYHGRVHITAELSDFTTLGELTTRLADLELTQVDGPWWALRPTSPAHGQARRQAVLEAVQRAREYAEALGARLAALVELADLGAENANPFPAAPGAGMRTMAFSAAEDAGPPPLDLEPQRQTVYAQVNARFTMTPPQL
- a CDS encoding bifunctional metallophosphatase/5'-nucleotidase, coding for MAFDRRTFLGTTAATGAAVALAGATSTPAAAQQQDVRGPASRTYAFTVMGTTDLHGNVFNWDYFTDKEFDDKAHNDVGLAKISTLVNQVRAEKGRRNTLLIDAGDTIQGTQLSYYYAKVDPITARRGPVHPMAQAMNAIGYDAAALGNHEFNYGIPVLRKFEEQCDFPLLGANALDAKTLRPAFPPYSVHRLRTPCGRDVKVAVLGLTNPGIAIWDKANVQGRMTFPGLEEQAAKYVPKLRSMGADVVIVSAHSGSSGTSSYGDQLPHIENAAGLVAEQVPGIDAILVGHAHTEIPEYRVKNKATGKDVVLSEPLKWGQRLTLFDFELVWEKGRWSVAKVAAKVLNSNVVAEDPKITGLLSDEHRKVVAYVNQVIGTSTQAMSSAEGPVKDVAIIDLINHVQAETVKAALAGTEWAALPVLSQASCFSRTAAIPAGQVTIRDAAGLYPFENTMEARLLTGAQLKDYLEYSARYFVRTAPGDAVDPAKLTNAESIPDYNYDAVYGLAYDIDIAQPAGSRITGLAFQGKAVDPAAQFVFAVNNYRASGGGNFPHVPQAKQLWSNSDEIRNTIIQWVKAKGTIDPAQFASVDWRLTRAGVPVF